The DNA region GGTCGATGGAAGCCCGGTCACCGGTGACGTTTTCTTCAACGGCGATAACGCGCAGAACAACTCGTCCGCCGGATGGCATACGTTGCTGGTCGGCTCGCTGCGCATGGGTGGACGCGGCGTGTTCGGTATCGACATCACCGATCCGTCGGCGGCGACGCTGAGTTCCAGCGCCGCGGTCGCGAAAAAGGTGCTCTGGGAATTCAACAGCGGCAGCGTCTCCACAGCGGGCACGCCGGCCAATCTCGGTTACACCTTCGGCACGCCGGTCATCGCCCGCGTGGCATACACCAACACCGACAATTCGGTCGGGCGCTGGGTGGTGCTCGTCCCCGGCGGTTACTTCCCCGATGGCAGCACGATCAGCGCCGCATCCAATACCTACAGTTCGCTCTTCGTGCTCGATGCGCAGACCGGAACCCTGCTCAAGGAAATTCGTACGCCGACCGGCACCGGCGCGGTCGCCAGTCACGGCCTCACCACGCCGGCCGTCGGTGACTACGACGGCGATCAGGTGGCCGACGTGGCTTTCGCCGGCGATCTGGATGGCAACGTGTGGCGGATCGACCTGTCCGCCGCCTCGCTGGCCTCGACCACCCAGTCGCAAGGTGTGAGCCTCCTGTTCCAGCCGGACACCGCCAATGCGCAATCGATCACGACCCCCCCGCGACTCCTCGCCGATCCCACCTCCGCGTATTTCATGGTGATCTTCGGGACCGGTCGTTTCCTCAGCACGGCGGATACCTCCGACACCACCACGCAGGCCTTCTACGGAATCCGCGATCCGGGCAAGGCGGTGACCACGCCGACCACGGTCGCCGGGGGCACGCTGATCCAGCAGACCATGACCGTGGACAGCGCGACCGGGGCGATAGGTGTCACCAGCAAAGCCGTCGCGTCCACCAGTGCGGGCTGGTACCTGCCGCTGAACAACCCGTCGGGTGAACGCGTGGTCGTGACGCCCGCGCTCGACTCGTCGAACAACACCGTGACGTTCAGCACGTTGATCCCGACCGCCAACGACCCCTGCACGACCTCAAGCTCCGGCTCGGTCATCGCCCTTGACGGGACGACCGGCGCCGCCGCCATCGGTGTCTCGATCGGCAGCGCGGTGTCGTTCGGGACCGGCTACTCCCTCGCCGGCGCGCACGTCACGGGTGCGGCCAGTTCGGGCTCGCTCTATACGGCGGCCAGCCTTTCCGGCGGCACCGCCTACGCGGCCGGCCAGCTGACCTCGGCGGGCAGCACCTTCGGTACCAGCATCCCCACGGCCCGCCGACGTGCCTGGCGCGTCCTGAACAGCGAGAACTGATATGAAGACGCCACGCCGCGCGGCCGGCTTCACCCTGCTCGAACTCATGGTCGTCCTCGTCGTGATGGCGATCCTTGCAGCCCTCGCGTTCACTTCGTACGCGCGTTACGGCTTCCGTGCCCGGCGCCCCGACGGACAGAAGCTCCTGATGGCGATCGGCAATGCCGAAGAGCGCTACTACGCCCTGCACAACATCTACGCGGACCTTGCGACCATCGGTTACGCATCCACGACAACCGCCACCTCGGACAGCGGTTTCTACACGGCGTCCGTCACCGTCGGTACCGTCAACGCGCTTGCCGGCCAGGGCTATACGGCGACAGCCGTGCCCGTCGGCAACCAGGCCAGAGATGTCTGCGGATCGCTGACGCTGACCGATACCGGCGTCAGGAGCCAGACCGGCACCACCGGCAACGGCAATTGCTGGTGATGTCCATGCCGTCGCGACCGCGTTCCATGAGTGGCTTCAGCCTGCTCGAACTGATGGTGGCGATCGTCGTCGCCGCCATCCTCGCGGCGATCGCCGTGCCGTCGTTCCGGGCGAGCATCCAGCGCCACCGGTTGCTCGCCGCGGCCGACGAGCTGCAGGCTGCCGTGCAATACGCCCGCACGGAAGCGGTGCTGCGCGCCACCTATGTTTCGCTGTGTCCGAGCACGGATGGCACCAGCTGCGCATCGTCGACCACCTGGGACACGGGCTGGCTCGTCTACAGCCACCCGGTGGCGACAAGCAAAGCATCAGATGCCTACTCGGCCACTCCTGCCAGCGGTATGCAGGTCCTCCGTGCGGCGGCAGCCCTGGCCCTCGTGTCAGCACGCGGCGTCGATACCGGCGTCGTAACCTTCGGCCAGCAGGGCCAGCTCGAAGCGGTCGCGTCGCGCACCAACGCCGGCCAACCCGTGGCCTTCGTCCTCTGCGCGATGCCCTCCGGTCAGCCGGGCAGCGGCCTGGGGCAAAATACGACCCGCCTGCCGGGCACGCGCATCGGCGTCAGTCCTTACGGCGGCATCGCCTCCACGAAGCTTGCGAGCACCGACAGTTGTCTGCCCTGAGGTTGAAACGGAGCGTTCGCACGCTGTCCACATTCGTGAACGTGACAGCAAAAGCGCATGGCCACCACTCGAGGTGAAGCGATGCCGTGGGATGTTTTGCCGTAAAGGCCTAGCTTCTACCGAATAGACGTAAAGCGACGCGCGTGCACAGCCTATACCTGAATCGCACTTCCGCTTTTCAAGGTTTCATATGGCTTCGGCAAGACATGTCAGAGGTGTGTCTCTGATTGAGGTCTTGATGGC from Luteibacter mycovicinus includes:
- a CDS encoding GspH/FimT family pseudopilin; amino-acid sequence: MPSRPRSMSGFSLLELMVAIVVAAILAAIAVPSFRASIQRHRLLAAADELQAAVQYARTEAVLRATYVSLCPSTDGTSCASSTTWDTGWLVYSHPVATSKASDAYSATPASGMQVLRAAAALALVSARGVDTGVVTFGQQGQLEAVASRTNAGQPVAFVLCAMPSGQPGSGLGQNTTRLPGTRIGVSPYGGIASTKLASTDSCLP
- a CDS encoding type IV pilin protein, translating into MKTPRRAAGFTLLELMVVLVVMAILAALAFTSYARYGFRARRPDGQKLLMAIGNAEERYYALHNIYADLATIGYASTTTATSDSGFYTASVTVGTVNALAGQGYTATAVPVGNQARDVCGSLTLTDTGVRSQTGTTGNGNCW